TGGGGTCGTTTTCCAAGGTCATGTATCCGGGGCTGCGTCTGGGCTACATGGTCGTACCGCCGCAACTGGTCGAGCACCTGACGCTGCTGCGCACGATGTCGGCAAGGCAGCCGCCGATGAACGACCAGGCCGTCATGGCCGGCTTCATCTCGGGGGGTATTTCCAGCAGCATATCCGCCGGATGCGCCGTGCCGGCCGCGCCCGCCGCGATGCGCTGCGCGCGGCCTGGCAGACGCATCTGGCGCATATCGGCACCATGCCCGAAGTCGCCTCCGGCCTGCATGTGACGATCCGGCTGCCCAGCCTGGCGCGCGAGCAGGCACTGATCGGCGCCGCACACGCCGCCGGCATCGAGATTGCGGCGCTCAGCACGCTGTGGCTGCCGGACAGCGCTGCCGGCGCACCGGGGCGCTACGGGCTGATTCTCGGCTTTGCCGGCATTCCCGAAGCACAGATCACCGAGGCGGTCATGACGCTGAAAGCGGCCTGGGCCGGCCTCGGGTAAGCAGCATCACGCCGCCAGCCGCTGCGGCACGGCAGCCGGGATCAGCTGGCCCAGCAGCTTGAGCCCCAGCGGCCAGTCGTCGAGGCCGGAGTCGGCGTTGATGTGGCCGAGGCCCGACAGCAGCACGCAGCGGCTGCCCCAGTCGCGCGCCAGCGTCATCGACCGGGCCGCGCTGCAGACCGGGTCGTTGTCGCTGGCGACGACGGCGCTGACGAAGGGCAGCTTCGCCGCCGGCAGCGGCAGGAAGGTCGCGAACGATGCCGGCGCCTCCTCGCGGGCGACGTCGGCCGGCGCGACCAGCAGCGCACTGGCGACGCGTGCCGCGTGCCGCGACAGCACCGCCCAGTGGCCGAGCGTGACGCAGCCGAGGCTGTGCGCGACGATGATCACCTGCCCCGGCGCCCGTGCGACGGTCGTCTCGAGCCCGTCGACCCAGTCGCGCGCGCTCGGGACGTCCCAGTCGTGCTGGACGACGCGGGCCATCGCCGGATACTGCCTGCACCAGCGGCTCTGCCAGTGCGCCGGGCCCGAATCGCGCCAGCCGGGAACGACGACGATGCTGTTGCCGGCGGCCAGCCAGCCTGCAATCTGGTCCATATCAGCCCCTCCAGCGGGGTTCGGCGAGCAGAAAGCCCTGTAGCGCGTCGGCGCCGGCATCGATGGCGATCTGCTTCTGGGTGTCGGTTTCGATGCCCTCGACGACGACCTGGCCGCCGAGTTCGTGCAGCAGTTCAACGAGCTTGGGCAGGGCGCGGCGCAGCCGCGGCGAGGTTTCGGCCTCGGAGATCAGCAGCCGGTCGAGCTTGATCACGTCGGGCTCGAGCTGCCACAGCCGGTCGAGGTTGGCGTGGCGGCGGCCGAAATCGTCGATGGCGATCCGGTAGCCGCGCGAGCGGTAGCTCTG
This window of the Jeongeupia sp. USM3 genome carries:
- a CDS encoding alpha/beta hydrolase encodes the protein MDQIAGWLAAGNSIVVVPGWRDSGPAHWQSRWCRQYPAMARVVQHDWDVPSARDWVDGLETTVARAPGQVIIVAHSLGCVTLGHWAVLSRHAARVASALLVAPADVAREEAPASFATFLPLPAAKLPFVSAVVASDNDPVCSAARSMTLARDWGSRCVLLSGLGHINADSGLDDWPLGLKLLGQLIPAAVPQRLAA